The following coding sequences are from one Novosphingobium sp. KACC 22771 window:
- the ychF gene encoding redox-regulated ATPase YchF — MGFKCGIVGLPNVGKSTLFNALTETQAAQAANYPFCTIEPNVGQVGVPDPRLDKLAEIAGSQKIIPTQLSFVDIAGLVRGASKGEGLGNQFLGNIREVDAIVHVLRCFENDDIQHVDNRVDPISDAETVETELMLSDLESLEKRVAAAQKKANSGDKEAKILVSVLGQALELLREGKPARLTQPKDDDEARVFAQAQLLTAKPVLYVCNVEEESAATGNAFSAKVFEKAKAEGATAVIVSAAIEADLVGMDAEERTEFLSELGLAETGLARIIRAGYELLGLLTFFTVGPKEARAWTVAKGSKAPQAAGAIHSDFERGFIRAETIAYDDYVSLGGEGPCRDAGKLRQEGKEYVTKDGDVFHFKFNV; from the coding sequence ATGGGTTTCAAATGCGGGATCGTCGGCCTGCCCAACGTGGGCAAGTCCACCCTGTTCAATGCGTTGACCGAAACGCAGGCGGCGCAGGCGGCCAATTATCCCTTCTGCACCATCGAGCCCAACGTGGGTCAGGTGGGCGTGCCCGATCCGCGCCTCGACAAGCTCGCCGAGATTGCGGGCAGCCAGAAGATCATCCCGACACAGCTCTCGTTCGTGGACATCGCCGGTCTGGTCCGCGGCGCGTCCAAGGGTGAAGGTCTGGGCAACCAGTTCCTTGGCAATATCCGCGAAGTGGACGCCATCGTCCATGTTCTGCGCTGTTTTGAAAATGACGACATCCAGCATGTCGACAACCGCGTGGACCCGATCTCGGACGCCGAAACGGTCGAAACCGAACTGATGCTGTCCGACCTTGAAAGTCTGGAAAAGCGCGTTGCGGCGGCCCAGAAAAAGGCCAACAGCGGCGACAAGGAAGCCAAGATCCTCGTCTCGGTGCTGGGTCAGGCGCTCGAACTGCTGCGCGAGGGCAAGCCTGCCCGCCTGACGCAGCCCAAGGACGATGACGAAGCCCGCGTCTTTGCGCAGGCCCAGTTGCTGACCGCCAAGCCCGTGCTTTACGTCTGCAACGTTGAGGAAGAAAGTGCGGCCACGGGCAATGCTTTTTCCGCCAAGGTGTTCGAAAAGGCCAAGGCCGAAGGCGCCACCGCCGTCATCGTTTCGGCCGCCATCGAGGCCGATCTGGTCGGCATGGACGCCGAAGAACGCACCGAATTCCTCTCCGAACTGGGCCTTGCCGAAACGGGCCTCGCGCGCATCATCCGCGCCGGTTACGAATTGCTCGGCCTGCTGACCTTCTTCACCGTCGGCCCCAAGGAAGCGCGCGCATGGACTGTGGCCAAGGGATCCAAGGCCCCGCAGGCGGCGGGCGCGATCCACTCGGATTTCGAACGCGGTTTTATCCGCGCCGAAACCATCGCCTATGACGATTACGTCTCGCTGGGCGGCGAAGGGCCGTGCCGCGATGCGGGCAAGCTGCGTCAGGAAGGCAAGGAATATGTCACCAAGGATGGCGATGTGTTCCACTTCAAGTTCAACGTGTGA
- a CDS encoding TraB/GumN family protein yields MLKVILPRLTRAAAYALALLGAALAFVAPAAAHAAAKVQRHPTPVAPQMLASPHIARPALWKVQRGDTVIYLFGTVHALPANIDWFDGAVARAFGDSNTLVTEIIEKKPEDMRAIVMDKAMLPQGQNLRATLSPSTRKALEKALAGNGLAPAMFDSFRPWYAAVALSTLPLMKSGYDPANGVDGRLVKMAQERGIEHVALETPEYQLGLFDSLPIASQRGYLREVAMNAPKITTELGAMIAAWKVGNAPRLAKLINADQSDPKLAEALLLGRNRNWAAWIGERLRKPGKVFIAVGAGHLAGRGSVQEQLAKQGIIATRVQ; encoded by the coding sequence ATGCTGAAGGTTATTCTCCCCCGTCTCACCCGCGCTGCGGCCTATGCTCTGGCGTTGCTGGGCGCCGCGCTGGCGTTTGTCGCGCCTGCCGCCGCCCACGCCGCCGCCAAGGTCCAGCGCCACCCCACGCCGGTCGCCCCCCAGATGCTGGCCAGCCCGCATATCGCCCGCCCGGCCTTGTGGAAAGTGCAGCGGGGAGACACAGTGATCTATCTGTTCGGTACGGTTCACGCCCTGCCTGCCAATATCGACTGGTTCGACGGCGCGGTGGCGCGGGCCTTTGGCGATTCAAACACGCTGGTGACCGAGATTATCGAGAAAAAGCCGGAGGATATGCGCGCCATCGTGATGGACAAGGCGATGCTGCCCCAAGGCCAGAACCTGCGCGCCACGCTCTCGCCCAGTACGCGCAAGGCACTGGAAAAGGCGCTGGCGGGCAATGGGCTGGCGCCGGCCATGTTCGACAGTTTCCGCCCGTGGTATGCCGCTGTGGCGCTCTCCACCCTGCCGCTGATGAAGTCGGGCTACGACCCGGCCAATGGCGTGGACGGGCGGCTGGTCAAGATGGCGCAGGAGCGCGGGATTGAGCATGTCGCGCTCGAAACGCCCGAATATCAGCTCGGCCTTTTCGATTCGCTGCCCATCGCGTCCCAGCGCGGATATTTGCGCGAAGTGGCCATGAATGCGCCCAAGATCACCACCGAACTGGGCGCGATGATCGCGGCGTGGAAGGTGGGCAATGCGCCCCGTCTGGCCAAACTGATCAATGCCGATCAGAGCGACCCCAAGCTGGCCGAGGCGCTGCTGCTGGGGCGCAACCGCAATTGGGCGGCGTGGATCGGAGAGCGGCTGCGCAAGCCGGGTAAGGTCTTTATCGCCGTGGGCGCGGGCCATCTGGCCGGGCGCGGCAGCGTTCAGGAGCAATTGGCCAAGCAGGGCATCATCGCCACGCGGGTGCAGTAA
- a CDS encoding PEP-CTERM sorting domain-containing protein, with translation MAQTQHGGHQQGRDRQGAQKQNWLLTGVTIGSIILAILGWTRKVDCGCPKDLNASVSSTVKGLGEGIGQGGGQGGGKALDAKGMAIRVGAPDADAGRAAPLGRPAALGTGIGAGGTPANLTNTRGPLGVGRGIGTGAGVAGGGNLRADGTPFDGTGNGFARGNNTANGIGATASRGTSGGSGNPSGGTGGAAGGQLAPNGQPAGATSSTGGTGTQGTGSTSGGQQAISTSGGSANGQGSGQGSGQGQGTTSGGTTSSGVTSTSSTTSGGAVSSTGGTTTTGGGTVGATTGGRDPFGPRDPNIRPGGNGRPDGDHDGAASGGRGPAGGPGRDGNDGRGHDGRGNDGRGNGWFDGFHFGDKDNGKDGGKGGGAGATDVPEPGAFGLMGIGVAGLGFVSWRRRRAKGAAARQSDGAREEGHEDGHEDGQAA, from the coding sequence ATGGCACAAACCCAGCACGGCGGGCACCAGCAAGGCAGGGACCGGCAAGGCGCGCAAAAGCAGAACTGGCTGCTGACCGGCGTCACCATCGGCAGCATCATTCTGGCGATCCTTGGCTGGACGCGCAAAGTGGACTGCGGCTGCCCCAAGGATTTGAACGCCAGCGTGTCGAGCACGGTCAAGGGCCTTGGCGAAGGCATTGGCCAAGGCGGGGGCCAGGGCGGCGGCAAAGCGCTGGACGCCAAGGGCATGGCCATTCGCGTGGGCGCGCCCGATGCGGACGCCGGACGCGCCGCTCCCCTTGGCCGCCCGGCTGCGCTGGGGACCGGCATCGGCGCCGGTGGTACGCCCGCCAATCTGACCAACACGCGCGGACCTCTGGGCGTCGGGCGCGGGATCGGTACGGGTGCTGGCGTTGCCGGCGGCGGCAATCTGCGCGCGGACGGCACGCCCTTTGACGGCACCGGCAATGGCTTTGCCCGCGGCAACAACACCGCCAACGGCATCGGCGCCACCGCATCGCGCGGCACCAGCGGCGGCAGCGGCAACCCTTCAGGCGGAACAGGCGGCGCGGCGGGCGGCCAATTGGCCCCCAATGGCCAACCGGCGGGCGCAACTTCGTCGACCGGCGGCACCGGAACGCAGGGCACGGGATCAACCTCGGGCGGGCAGCAGGCGATCAGCACAAGCGGCGGATCGGCCAATGGCCAGGGCTCCGGTCAGGGGTCGGGTCAGGGTCAGGGCACGACCTCGGGCGGGACAACGTCGAGCGGCGTGACCAGCACCAGTTCAACCACATCGGGCGGCGCTGTTTCCTCCACCGGCGGGACCACAACGACGGGCGGCGGCACTGTTGGCGCCACCACCGGCGGGCGCGATCCCTTTGGCCCGCGCGACCCCAATATCCGCCCCGGCGGCAATGGGCGGCCCGATGGCGATCATGATGGCGCGGCATCAGGCGGCCGGGGGCCTGCGGGCGGACCTGGCCGGGATGGCAATGATGGCCGGGGCCATGATGGACGCGGAAACGATGGGCGCGGGAATGGCTGGTTCGATGGATTCCATTTTGGCGACAAGGACAATGGCAAGGACGGGGGCAAGGGCGGGGGCGCAGGCGCGACCGACGTTCCCGAACCGGGCGCGTTTGGCCTGATGGGCATTGGCGTGGCGGGCCTTGGCTTTGTCTCGTGGCGTCGCCGTCGGGCCAAGGGCGCCGCCGCGCGCCAAAGCGACGGGGCACGCGAGGAGGGACACGAAGACGGGCACGAAGACGGGCAGGCCGCCTGA
- a CDS encoding alkaline phosphatase family protein codes for MKQFFRLMAALILSLAALSQPAAARARPRERIPTILISIDGFRPDYISPALTPNLAEIAAKGVSGAMTPSFPSITFPNHWTMATGLRPDRHGIINGAMSDPTHPGVIFGKSSEQPWWWDGSGGPVHVEPIWVAAERAHIRAGIMFWPGSTVAIDGIRASDWQAYHADLPNHERAEVVLDWMRRPAKIRPGLALLYFGDVDVNGHRHGPGSSETTAAIRDVDAAIGYLRRGLAAMHRRVNMVIVSDHGMARTIPDHVIWAKDYLAKEDYTLVSYGGILFINNVPGHEAKLAESLKKMPGFIHCWRKGELPERFHYGHNARVPDWLCLPDPGARIMDGKPEHPDDGGDHGYDPASPDMRALFLATGPAFHPGTRLPVFDNVAIEPLLRRLIGLAPGKDRDGTVAPVQKALR; via the coding sequence ATGAAGCAGTTTTTCCGTCTGATGGCCGCCCTGATCCTGTCGCTGGCGGCATTGAGCCAGCCCGCCGCCGCGCGGGCCAGGCCGCGCGAACGCATCCCCACGATCCTGATTTCCATCGACGGCTTCCGCCCCGATTACATCAGCCCCGCTCTCACCCCCAATCTGGCCGAGATCGCGGCCAAGGGCGTGTCGGGCGCGATGACGCCATCCTTCCCCAGCATCACCTTTCCCAACCACTGGACCATGGCCACCGGCCTGCGCCCCGACCGGCACGGCATCATCAATGGCGCGATGAGCGATCCGACCCATCCCGGCGTCATCTTCGGCAAATCCAGCGAGCAGCCATGGTGGTGGGACGGCAGCGGCGGCCCGGTGCATGTCGAGCCGATCTGGGTGGCCGCCGAGCGCGCCCATATCCGCGCCGGTATCATGTTCTGGCCCGGATCGACCGTAGCCATTGACGGCATACGCGCCAGCGACTGGCAGGCCTATCACGCCGATTTGCCCAACCATGAACGCGCCGAAGTGGTACTGGACTGGATGCGGCGGCCTGCGAAGATCCGGCCCGGTCTGGCGCTGCTCTATTTTGGCGATGTGGATGTGAACGGCCATCGCCATGGGCCGGGATCGAGCGAAACCACCGCCGCCATCCGCGATGTCGATGCCGCCATCGGCTATCTGCGCCGGGGGCTGGCGGCCATGCATCGGCGGGTCAATATGGTCATCGTGTCGGATCACGGCATGGCCCGCACCATCCCCGACCATGTGATCTGGGCCAAGGATTATCTGGCCAAGGAGGATTACACGCTGGTTTCCTATGGCGGCATCCTGTTCATCAACAATGTGCCGGGGCATGAGGCCAAACTGGCCGAAAGCCTGAAGAAAATGCCCGGTTTCATCCATTGCTGGCGCAAGGGCGAATTGCCGGAACGTTTTCATTACGGCCATAATGCGCGCGTGCCCGACTGGCTCTGCCTGCCCGATCCGGGCGCGCGGATCATGGATGGCAAACCCGAACACCCCGATGACGGCGGCGACCATGGCTATGACCCGGCCAGCCCAGACATGCGCGCGCTGTTCCTGGCCACCGGCCCGGCCTTCCACCCCGGCACGCGCCTGCCCGTGTTCGACAATGTTGCCATCGAGCCGCTGCTGCGCCGCCTGATCGGTCTGGCGCCCGGCAAGGATCGCGACGGGACGGTGGCGCCGGTGCAAAAAGCGCTGCGGTAG
- the pth gene encoding aminoacyl-tRNA hydrolase yields MQLWVGLGNPGDQYKMNRHNVGFMACDVIADIHRFGPVQKKFQGWLQDGRIGTERVILLKPATFMNESGRAVAEAMRFFKLTPDALTVFHDELDLPPMKVKVKTGGGHAGHNGLRSIAQHMGPDYRRVRIGIGHPGHKDRVTGHVLGNYAKAEIDDLADMLGAIAAEAPWLAKGDDVRFMNDVALRLG; encoded by the coding sequence ATGCAATTGTGGGTGGGCCTTGGCAATCCGGGCGACCAGTACAAGATGAACCGGCACAATGTGGGCTTTATGGCCTGCGATGTGATCGCCGACATCCATCGTTTCGGCCCGGTGCAAAAGAAGTTTCAGGGCTGGCTTCAGGATGGGCGGATCGGGACCGAACGGGTGATCCTGCTCAAACCCGCCACCTTCATGAACGAGAGCGGGCGCGCGGTGGCCGAGGCGATGCGCTTTTTCAAGCTGACGCCCGATGCGCTGACGGTCTTTCATGACGAACTCGACCTGCCGCCGATGAAGGTCAAGGTCAAAACCGGCGGCGGCCATGCCGGACATAACGGCCTGCGCTCCATCGCCCAGCATATGGGGCCCGACTATCGCCGCGTGCGCATCGGCATCGGCCATCCGGGGCACAAGGACCGCGTGACGGGCCATGTCCTTGGCAATTACGCCAAGGCCGAGATCGACGATCTGGCCGACATGCTGGGCGCGATTGCCGCCGAGGCGCCGTGGCTGGCCAAAGGCGATGATGTGCGCTTTATGAATGATGTGGCGTTGCGGCTTGGCTGA
- a CDS encoding TraB/GumN family protein, producing the protein MKRGWAALAALSLAGGALWYGLHRPEPVRPALWQVEGPGGQKGWLLGTIHALPRAAAWREGPVAKAWDGADTVIVEIAALNDDAATARAFQALAHTPGLPPLDARVSPQNRAALARALAAAHAKPGDFADTESWAAALMLAHEAATGNPANGIDRAVLAEAGTKRVVELEGAGAQLAIFDRLPESAQRRLLDEAVSDAKPTADLATAWKKGDVATLSQETNRGILADPVLREALYAGRNRAWSAKIAQSLASGAHPFVAVGAAHMAGPDALPAMLAAQGYRVTRVQ; encoded by the coding sequence ATGAAGCGCGGCTGGGCCGCGCTTGCCGCGCTGTCGCTGGCGGGCGGGGCGCTGTGGTATGGGCTGCATCGCCCGGAGCCCGTCCGCCCCGCGCTGTGGCAGGTTGAAGGCCCCGGCGGGCAGAAGGGCTGGCTGCTGGGCACGATCCACGCCCTGCCCCGCGCGGCGGCTTGGCGCGAGGGCCCGGTGGCCAAGGCGTGGGACGGGGCCGATACGGTGATCGTCGAAATCGCCGCGTTGAATGATGATGCGGCCACCGCGCGGGCGTTTCAGGCGCTGGCCCATACGCCCGGATTGCCGCCGCTGGACGCGCGCGTATCGCCGCAAAACCGCGCTGCGCTGGCCCGGGCGCTGGCCGCCGCCCATGCCAAACCGGGCGATTTTGCCGATACCGAAAGCTGGGCCGCCGCGCTGATGCTGGCGCACGAGGCCGCCACGGGCAACCCGGCCAATGGCATAGACCGCGCCGTTCTGGCCGAAGCGGGGACAAAGCGGGTCGTTGAACTGGAGGGCGCGGGGGCGCAACTGGCCATCTTCGACCGCCTGCCCGAAAGCGCCCAGCGCCGCCTGCTCGACGAGGCCGTGTCCGATGCCAAGCCCACCGCCGATCTGGCCACTGCATGGAAAAAGGGCGATGTCGCCACGCTCTCTCAGGAAACCAACCGGGGCATTCTGGCCGATCCGGTCCTGCGCGAGGCGCTCTATGCCGGCCGCAACCGGGCATGGAGCGCAAAGATCGCTCAGAGCCTTGCCTCCGGCGCCCATCCGTTCGTGGCCGTGGGCGCGGCGCATATGGCCGGGCCTGATGCCCTGCCCGCGATGCTTGCCGCGCAGGGCTATCGCGTGACGCGGGTGCAATAA
- the glyS gene encoding glycine--tRNA ligase subunit beta — translation MSDFLLELRSEEIPARMQAGARAELEKLFRGQMAAAGVAVGELTLWSTPRRLALIARGLPVATQAVREEVKGPKASAPEQALAGFLRKTGLTREQLEERDGVLFAVTEKPGRATADVLAEAIPAIVRGFSWPKSQRWGAASLSTESLRWVRPLQGIVALLDGVVVDCEVGGIVSGRETVGHRFHSTGSVSVADAASYADDLRAAHVLVNHEERQDIIRAKAKEAAAAAGLRLVEDEGLVVENAGLTEWPQPLLGRFDEAFLEVPPEVIQLTARVNQKYFVCEDAAGKLANAFVCTANIDAIDGGEGIIAGNRKVLAARLSDARFFWQQDLKTPLAVQAEKLSRITFHEKLGTVADKVARVAKLAEWLAAEGIVPGADPALARQAAELCKADLVTEMVGEFPELQGLMGGYYARAEGLPDAVADAIRDHYKPVGQGDDVPTAPVTVCVALADKLDTLVGFFYVAEYPTGSKDPFALRRAAIGVLALITKNDLRLPLGRVIDQAVVSVIDSRLIVPRTDLNSDDNKTLADQNSITSILLLEFFADRLKVQQKEAGVRHDLIDAVFALGGEDDLVRLLARVHALQAFVQTDDGKNLLAGYKRAANILKAEEKKGWDANVTNPAPEPAEAALMAALADAAPRAEKAVAAEDFTGAMAALASLRSAVDEFFNHVTVNAEDPAIRSARLGLLSQLRAATHKVADFSRIEG, via the coding sequence ATGAGCGATTTCCTTCTTGAACTGCGCAGCGAGGAAATTCCCGCGCGGATGCAGGCGGGCGCGCGGGCCGAACTGGAAAAGCTGTTTCGCGGCCAAATGGCGGCGGCGGGCGTTGCGGTGGGCGAACTGACGCTGTGGTCGACGCCGCGCCGTCTGGCGCTGATCGCGCGCGGGTTGCCGGTGGCAACGCAGGCGGTACGTGAGGAAGTGAAGGGGCCCAAGGCTTCTGCGCCCGAGCAGGCGCTGGCAGGCTTTTTGCGCAAGACCGGATTGACGCGCGAGCAGTTGGAAGAACGCGATGGCGTGCTGTTTGCCGTGACCGAAAAGCCGGGCCGCGCCACCGCCGATGTGCTGGCCGAGGCGATTCCGGCCATTGTGCGCGGGTTTAGCTGGCCCAAGAGCCAGCGCTGGGGCGCGGCATCGCTTTCGACCGAGTCCTTGCGTTGGGTGCGTCCGTTGCAGGGCATCGTGGCGTTGCTGGATGGCGTAGTGGTCGATTGCGAGGTTGGCGGGATCGTGTCGGGCCGCGAGACGGTGGGGCATCGTTTCCATTCGACCGGTTCGGTGAGCGTGGCCGATGCGGCTTCCTATGCCGACGACCTGCGCGCCGCGCATGTTCTGGTGAACCATGAGGAGCGTCAGGACATCATCCGGGCCAAGGCCAAGGAGGCGGCTGCGGCCGCTGGGCTGCGCCTTGTTGAGGACGAAGGTCTGGTGGTTGAAAACGCCGGTCTGACCGAATGGCCGCAGCCCTTGCTCGGCCGGTTTGACGAGGCTTTCCTTGAGGTTCCGCCCGAGGTGATCCAGTTGACCGCGCGCGTGAACCAGAAGTATTTCGTGTGCGAAGACGCGGCGGGCAAGCTGGCTAACGCTTTCGTCTGCACCGCCAATATCGACGCCATTGACGGCGGCGAGGGCATCATCGCGGGCAACCGCAAGGTGCTGGCCGCGCGTTTGAGCGATGCGCGGTTTTTCTGGCAGCAGGATCTGAAAACCCCGCTGGCGGTTCAGGCCGAGAAGCTGTCGCGTATTACGTTCCATGAGAAGCTGGGCACGGTGGCCGACAAGGTGGCGCGTGTGGCCAAGCTGGCCGAATGGCTGGCGGCGGAAGGCATTGTGCCGGGCGCAGATCCTGCTCTGGCGCGTCAGGCGGCGGAATTGTGCAAGGCAGATCTCGTCACCGAAATGGTGGGCGAGTTTCCGGAATTGCAGGGCCTGATGGGCGGCTATTATGCGCGGGCCGAAGGTTTGCCTGATGCCGTGGCCGATGCAATCCGCGATCATTACAAGCCGGTTGGACAGGGGGATGATGTTCCCACCGCGCCTGTGACGGTGTGTGTGGCGTTGGCGGATAAGCTGGATACGTTGGTTGGGTTTTTCTATGTCGCGGAATATCCGACCGGCTCGAAAGACCCGTTTGCCCTTCGTCGTGCGGCCATTGGGGTGTTGGCGCTCATCACCAAGAATGACCTCAGGTTGCCGCTCGGTCGTGTGATTGATCAAGCGGTGGTGTCGGTGATAGACTCTCGCCTGATCGTTCCGCGTACGGATTTGAATTCTGACGATAACAAAACATTGGCGGACCAGAATTCCATTACGAGCATTCTACTCTTGGAGTTTTTCGCTGACCGCCTCAAGGTCCAGCAAAAGGAAGCAGGCGTCCGCCACGACCTGATCGACGCGGTTTTCGCCCTTGGTGGTGAAGACGACCTCGTCCGATTGCTCGCCCGCGTCCATGCGTTGCAGGCGTTTGTGCAGACCGATGACGGCAAAAACCTGCTCGCCGGTTACAAGCGTGCGGCCAATATCCTCAAGGCCGAGGAGAAGAAGGGCTGGGACGCCAATGTCACCAATCCTGCGCCTGAACCGGCCGAAGCGGCGCTGATGGCGGCGCTGGCCGATGCCGCGCCGCGCGCGGAAAAGGCCGTGGCGGCGGAGGACTTTACCGGCGCGATGGCGGCGCTTGCCTCCTTGCGCAGCGCGGTTGACGAGTTCTTTAATCATGTCACTGTAAACGCCGAAGATCCCGCGATCCGCTCCGCCCGCCTAGGCCTTTTGTCGCAATTGCGTGCTGCAACGCACAAAGTGGCTGACTTCTCACGGATCGAAGGCTAG
- a CDS encoding glycine--tRNA ligase subunit alpha, with amino-acid sequence MSETAPLAKKPLSFQDMILTLHDFWSKQGCAILQPYDMRMGAGTFHPATTLRALGPEPWKAAYVQPSRRPTDGRYGENPNRLQHYYQYQVILKPSPENLQELYLQSLAAIGVDPLAHDIRFVEDDWESPTLGAWGLGWEVWCDGMEVTQFTYFQQVGGFDCKPVAGELTYGLERLAMYIQGVDWVYDLRFNDAGLTYGDVFLKNEQEMSKYNFEVADTEQLFKGFAHAEAEAKRCIEAKIPLAAYDQAIEASHLFNLLQARGVISVQERASYIGRVRDLAKGACEAWIEKNEAEWAVKFPGWTK; translated from the coding sequence ATGAGCGAGACAGCACCTTTGGCCAAAAAGCCGCTGAGCTTTCAGGACATGATCCTGACCCTCCATGATTTCTGGAGCAAGCAGGGTTGCGCCATTCTGCAACCCTATGACATGCGGATGGGCGCGGGCACGTTTCATCCCGCCACAACCCTGCGCGCGCTTGGTCCCGAACCGTGGAAGGCCGCCTATGTGCAGCCCAGCCGTCGCCCGACCGATGGCCGCTATGGTGAAAACCCCAACCGCCTTCAGCATTATTACCAGTATCAGGTGATCCTCAAGCCTTCGCCGGAGAATTTGCAGGAGCTGTATCTGCAATCCTTGGCCGCGATTGGTGTGGACCCGCTGGCCCATGACATCCGCTTTGTCGAGGATGACTGGGAAAGCCCGACGCTGGGTGCCTGGGGGCTGGGCTGGGAGGTCTGGTGCGACGGGATGGAGGTGACGCAGTTCACCTATTTCCAGCAGGTCGGCGGGTTTGACTGCAAGCCGGTTGCGGGCGAGCTGACCTATGGGCTTGAACGTCTGGCCATGTATATTCAGGGCGTGGACTGGGTTTACGACCTGCGTTTCAATGATGCGGGCCTGACCTATGGCGACGTGTTCCTGAAGAACGAGCAGGAAATGTCGAAGTACAATTTCGAGGTGGCCGACACCGAGCAATTGTTCAAAGGTTTTGCCCACGCCGAGGCCGAGGCCAAGCGCTGCATCGAGGCGAAGATCCCGCTGGCCGCCTATGATCAGGCGATCGAGGCATCGCATCTCTTCAACCTGTTGCAGGCGCGCGGCGTGATTTCCGTGCAGGAGCGCGCCAGCTATATCGGCCGCGTGCGCGATCTGGCCAAGGGCGCTTGCGAGGCGTGGATCGAGAAGAACGAGGCCGAATGGGCCGTGAAATTTCCGGGGTGGACGAAATGA
- a CDS encoding MaoC family dehydratase has protein sequence MGAEFRTFFEDLVSGEIHKFGQYEVKREEVIDFARAYDPHDFHLSDEAAAQSHFGRLAASGWHTCAMTMRMMVDQMHEKGLASMGGAGVDELRWLAPVYPGDVLRVESELLEKRRSRSRPEMGLIRRRNTVFNQENRAVMSFLVTGMIALRDPSAPIED, from the coding sequence ATGGGCGCTGAATTCCGCACCTTTTTTGAAGACCTTGTATCGGGCGAAATCCACAAGTTCGGCCAGTATGAGGTCAAGCGCGAGGAAGTCATCGACTTTGCCCGCGCCTATGATCCGCATGATTTCCACCTGTCCGACGAGGCGGCGGCGCAAAGCCATTTCGGCCGCCTCGCCGCCAGCGGATGGCACACATGCGCGATGACCATGCGGATGATGGTGGATCAGATGCATGAAAAGGGTCTGGCCAGCATGGGCGGCGCGGGGGTGGATGAACTGCGCTGGCTGGCGCCGGTCTATCCGGGCGATGTGCTGCGGGTGGAATCGGAATTGCTGGAAAAGCGCCGCAGCCGCTCGCGCCCCGAAATGGGCCTGATCCGGCGGCGCAACACCGTGTTCAATCAGGAAAACCGCGCAGTGATGAGCTTTCTTGTCACCGGCATGATTGCTCTTCGCGATCCCTCCGCGCCGATCGAAGACTGA